From Vibrio splendidus, a single genomic window includes:
- the sfsA gene encoding DNA/RNA nuclease SfsA: MHFNPPLEPATLIKRYKRFLTDIQLPDGSERTIHCANTGAMTGCATPGNTVWYSTSDNAKRKYPNSWEISETDKGHRICVNTARANQLAVEAIENNTIVELLGYNALRTEVKYGSENSRIDILLEDNEKPPCYIEVKSVTLLDEQQTSTKQQISTKQQASTKGQGFFPDAVTTRGQKHLRELTEMVESGNRAVLLFTVLHSGIEKVSAAHHIDAKYSLLLKQAQDAGVEVLCYKAELSSTQIQLKQAVEFINS; this comes from the coding sequence ATGCACTTCAATCCTCCATTAGAGCCAGCGACTCTTATTAAACGCTATAAACGTTTTCTCACTGACATCCAACTTCCAGACGGCAGCGAACGTACTATTCATTGCGCTAACACTGGAGCAATGACGGGATGTGCGACCCCTGGCAATACGGTGTGGTACTCAACATCCGATAATGCAAAAAGAAAATACCCAAACAGCTGGGAGATCTCAGAAACAGACAAAGGTCACCGTATTTGTGTAAATACTGCGCGAGCAAACCAGTTGGCAGTGGAAGCAATTGAAAATAATACTATAGTTGAACTCTTAGGCTATAACGCGTTACGAACCGAAGTGAAATATGGCAGTGAGAATAGTCGAATTGATATTCTGCTTGAAGATAACGAAAAGCCGCCTTGCTATATCGAAGTAAAAAGCGTCACTTTGCTCGACGAACAACAAACGTCCACGAAGCAACAAATATCAACTAAACAACAAGCGTCAACCAAAGGGCAAGGCTTTTTCCCTGATGCGGTCACCACCAGAGGCCAGAAACATCTGCGTGAACTCACAGAAATGGTCGAATCTGGAAATAGAGCCGTACTTTTATTCACTGTTTTGCATTCAGGTATTGAAAAAGTGTCTGCGGCACACCATATAGACGCCAAATATTCGTTATTACTAAAACAAGCACAAGACGCTGGTGTTGAAGTGCTTTGCTATAAAGCAGAGCTCAGCAGTACTCAAATACAACTAAAACAAGCTGTTGAATTTATCAATAGCTAA
- the dksA gene encoding RNA polymerase-binding protein DksA — MPESKKKALGILAIAGVEPYQAKPGEEYMSPEQTEHFTKILAAWRNQLREEVDRTVHHMQDEAANFPDPVDRASQEEEFSLELRNRDRERRLIKKIEKTLDKIEEDDFGFCDSCGVEIGIRRLEARPTADLCIDCKTLAEIKEKQMQG; from the coding sequence ATGCCAGAATCTAAGAAAAAAGCGCTAGGCATCCTAGCCATCGCAGGTGTTGAACCGTACCAAGCAAAACCAGGTGAAGAATACATGTCACCTGAGCAAACGGAACATTTTACAAAAATTTTAGCAGCTTGGCGCAACCAGCTCAGGGAAGAAGTTGATCGTACTGTGCACCACATGCAGGACGAAGCAGCAAATTTCCCAGACCCAGTTGACCGTGCTTCTCAAGAAGAAGAATTCAGCCTAGAGTTACGTAACCGTGACCGTGAGCGCCGTCTTATCAAGAAAATTGAGAAGACACTAGACAAGATCGAAGAAGACGATTTCGGCTTCTGTGACTCTTGCGGTGTCGAGATTGGCATTCGTCGTCTTGAAGCTCGTCCAACTGCTGACCTTTGTATTGACTGTAAAACACTTGCAGAGATCAAAGAGAAACAGATGCAAGGTTAA
- the gluQRS gene encoding tRNA glutamyl-Q(34) synthetase GluQRS: protein MNYIGRFAPSPSGPLHFGSLVAALGSYFQAKSNQGQWLVRMEDLDPPREMAGAADLILKTLEAYHLFWDDEVVYQSQRHGLYQAQIDQWVADNQAYYCQCTRKQIKSLGGFYNGHCRNAGLIDSGEQAVRLCMDFPVESFDDVRHGTIQIPKALAEEDFIIKRRDGLFAYNLAVVLDDIEQGVTEVVRGADLIEPTGRQISLYKTLKQKTVSYLHLPLATDGLGNKLSKQNHATAIDLDNPKPTLLDAMRFLGFGIPHALCEASMDEILLWGTQQWNVSQLPDSLQKEHSD, encoded by the coding sequence ATGAATTATATCGGGCGCTTTGCACCATCACCGTCAGGTCCTCTTCATTTTGGATCACTGGTTGCTGCTCTTGGTAGCTACTTTCAAGCGAAATCGAACCAAGGACAATGGTTAGTTCGCATGGAAGACCTCGATCCACCAAGAGAAATGGCCGGCGCTGCAGACCTCATTCTTAAGACGCTTGAGGCTTACCACCTATTTTGGGATGACGAAGTCGTTTATCAAAGCCAACGTCATGGCTTGTATCAAGCTCAAATCGATCAATGGGTCGCTGACAATCAAGCCTACTACTGCCAATGCACACGCAAGCAGATAAAGTCTCTGGGTGGGTTTTATAATGGTCACTGCCGAAACGCAGGTTTGATTGATTCAGGCGAACAAGCCGTGCGCTTGTGCATGGACTTTCCAGTCGAGTCTTTTGACGATGTTCGTCACGGTACGATTCAAATCCCTAAAGCATTGGCTGAAGAAGATTTTATTATCAAACGCAGAGATGGATTGTTTGCCTATAACTTGGCGGTTGTCCTTGATGACATCGAGCAAGGGGTAACAGAAGTCGTAAGAGGCGCTGACCTGATAGAGCCTACAGGTCGACAAATCAGTTTGTATAAGACACTCAAGCAAAAAACCGTGAGTTACTTGCACTTACCATTGGCAACCGATGGCTTGGGGAATAAACTGTCAAAACAGAACCATGCCACCGCGATCGATCTCGACAACCCAAAACCAACGCTGCTCGACGCTATGCGATTCTTAGGTTTTGGTATCCCGCATGCCCTCTGTGAGGCTTCAATGGATGAGATTTTGTTATGGGGAACTCAGCAATGGAACGTCAGCCAGTTACCTGATAGTTTACAAAAAGAGCACAGCGATTAG
- the pcnB gene encoding polynucleotide adenylyltransferase PcnB yields the protein MNTNDNTPSEQRGFHELALNIYTRQEHNISRKQISDNALKVLYRLNGAGFDAFLVGGGVRDILLGSQPKDFDIATNATPEQIKNLFRNCRLIGRRFRLAHIMFGRDIIEVATFRGHHQEPSKNVSAQSDEGMLLRDNVYGNVDEDAERRDFTINAMYYNIADYSIHDYAGGVEDLEDKLIRLIGDPETRYREDPVRMLRAMRFAAKLDFDIEEDTADPIEELAHLLKDIPAARLYEESLKLLQSGHGLETYHLMREYNLFQQMFPAIAEHFTEGYDSHTEQMLDLVLDSTDLRIEDGKRVNPAFMFAAILWYPMNKLADKLVAEQGMAHYDAIMEASNIILDQQVKSIAIPRRHTATVREVWQLQLRLPRRNGKRAVRLMELNKFRAGYDFLEMRGEIEGGETKELAKWWERYQTAGRNMRQAMANDVAAPSKSGHRRRKTYRNKKSKQSE from the coding sequence ATGAATACAAACGACAATACCCCAAGCGAACAACGCGGATTCCACGAATTAGCTCTGAATATATATACTCGTCAAGAGCACAATATTTCACGCAAGCAGATCAGCGACAACGCACTAAAAGTGCTATATCGCCTGAATGGTGCGGGTTTTGACGCATTTCTAGTCGGTGGTGGTGTTCGCGATATCTTATTAGGCTCACAGCCAAAAGATTTTGATATTGCGACCAACGCAACACCAGAACAAATCAAAAACCTCTTCAGAAACTGTCGCCTTATCGGTCGCCGTTTCCGCTTAGCACATATCATGTTTGGTCGTGACATCATTGAAGTGGCAACTTTCCGTGGCCACCACCAAGAGCCATCGAAAAACGTTTCTGCGCAATCTGATGAAGGCATGTTGCTACGCGATAACGTGTACGGCAATGTTGATGAAGATGCAGAGCGTCGTGACTTCACTATTAATGCGATGTACTACAACATTGCAGACTACAGCATTCACGATTACGCGGGTGGTGTGGAAGATTTAGAAGACAAGCTGATCCGCTTAATTGGCGATCCAGAAACTCGCTACCGTGAAGACCCGGTACGTATGCTTCGCGCAATGCGTTTCGCCGCTAAACTGGATTTCGATATTGAAGAAGACACAGCAGACCCTATCGAAGAGCTGGCACACCTGCTAAAAGATATCCCAGCAGCGCGCCTTTACGAAGAGTCTCTGAAATTACTTCAATCAGGTCACGGTTTAGAAACCTATCACCTAATGCGTGAATACAACCTGTTCCAACAGATGTTCCCTGCAATTGCAGAGCACTTCACTGAAGGTTACGACTCTCATACAGAGCAGATGCTTGACTTAGTACTCGACTCAACCGACCTTCGCATAGAAGATGGCAAGCGAGTAAACCCTGCATTTATGTTTGCAGCGATTCTTTGGTACCCAATGAACAAGCTCGCAGACAAGCTTGTCGCTGAACAGGGTATGGCGCATTACGATGCGATCATGGAAGCGAGCAACATCATTCTTGACCAGCAAGTTAAGTCTATTGCTATTCCTCGTCGTCACACGGCGACCGTTCGTGAAGTTTGGCAACTGCAATTGCGACTGCCTCGTCGTAACGGTAAACGTGCCGTTCGTCTTATGGAACTGAATAAGTTCCGTGCTGGTTACGACTTCCTAGAAATGCGTGGCGAGATTGAGGGTGGCGAAACCAAAGAACTAGCAAAATGGTGGGAGCGTTATCAGACCGCAGGCCGCAACATGCGTCAAGCGATGGCTAACGACGTTGCAGCACCATCAAAATCTGGCCATCGTCGCCGTAAGACTTACCGAAATAAAAAGAGTAAGCAGTCCGAATGA
- the folK gene encoding 2-amino-4-hydroxy-6-hydroxymethyldihydropteridine diphosphokinase: MITAYIAVGSNLADPVSQANLAIETLKSLPRSTFVATSQLYSSTPMGPKNQPDYINAVVAIQTELTPIELLDCTQKIELEQGRVRKDERWGPRTLDLDIVLYGNEVIDSERLIVPHYGMKEREFVLYPLAEIAPSLQLPDGTELTELLKIVDKNGLNVWQQ; encoded by the coding sequence ATGATAACGGCTTATATTGCGGTCGGCAGCAACCTTGCCGACCCAGTTAGCCAAGCAAACTTGGCTATCGAAACGCTAAAAAGCCTACCGCGATCAACGTTTGTTGCGACCTCTCAGCTATATAGTAGCACTCCAATGGGGCCGAAAAACCAACCTGACTACATCAACGCGGTAGTAGCAATCCAAACCGAATTAACGCCAATTGAACTACTTGATTGCACTCAAAAGATCGAGCTAGAACAAGGGCGCGTCCGTAAAGACGAGCGTTGGGGGCCAAGAACCTTGGATCTCGACATTGTGTTATACGGCAATGAGGTGATCGATTCAGAGCGCTTAATCGTTCCTCATTACGGAATGAAAGAACGAGAGTTTGTACTTTACCCGCTTGCTGAAATCGCACCAAGTTTACAACTCCCTGATGGGACTGAGCTGACAGAACTACTCAAAATAGTTGATAAGAACGGGCTCAATGTTTGGCAACAATAG
- the panB gene encoding 3-methyl-2-oxobutanoate hydroxymethyltransferase, with product MKKVTINDLIKCKSEGRKFATSTAYDASFAQLFESQEMPVLLVGDSLGMVLQGHNDTLPVTVEDIAYHTRSVRAGSPNCLLMADMPFMSYATPEQACESAATLMRAGANMVKIEGGSWLVDTVKMLTERAVPVCAHLGLTPQSVNIFGGYKVQGRDDEQADKMVADALALQNAGAQIVLLECVPASLAKRITEACDVPVIGIGAGNVTDGQILVMHDMFGISANYMPKFSKNFLAETGDMRKAVALYKEEVESARFPDDAHTIA from the coding sequence ATGAAAAAAGTAACCATTAACGACCTGATCAAATGCAAAAGTGAAGGCCGTAAATTCGCGACGTCGACAGCTTATGATGCGAGCTTTGCTCAGTTATTCGAAAGCCAAGAAATGCCAGTTCTACTTGTCGGTGACTCACTGGGTATGGTTCTACAAGGCCATAACGACACATTACCAGTAACCGTTGAAGACATTGCTTACCATACTCGCTCAGTGCGTGCAGGGAGCCCAAACTGTCTTCTTATGGCTGACATGCCTTTCATGAGCTACGCAACGCCAGAGCAAGCCTGTGAGAGCGCAGCAACATTGATGCGTGCTGGTGCGAACATGGTAAAAATCGAAGGCGGAAGCTGGTTGGTTGATACTGTGAAGATGCTAACAGAGCGTGCAGTACCAGTATGTGCACACTTAGGCTTAACGCCTCAGTCTGTGAACATTTTTGGTGGTTACAAAGTACAAGGTCGTGACGACGAGCAAGCCGACAAAATGGTTGCTGACGCTCTAGCACTACAAAACGCAGGTGCTCAAATCGTTCTCCTTGAATGTGTACCCGCTTCATTGGCAAAACGAATTACAGAAGCTTGTGACGTACCCGTTATCGGTATCGGCGCAGGTAATGTTACCGATGGTCAGATCCTGGTTATGCATGACATGTTCGGTATTTCTGCGAACTACATGCCGAAATTCTCTAAGAATTTCCTAGCTGAAACAGGTGATATGCGTAAAGCCGTCGCTCTATACAAAGAAGAAGTAGAGAGCGCACGTTTCCCTGATGATGCTCATACAATCGCTTAG
- a CDS encoding ABC transporter permease yields the protein MYSLYWTAFCSLLTKEINRFTRIWVQTLVPPAITMTLYFIIFGNLIGARIGEMNGFSYMEYIVPGLIMMSVITNSYSNVASSFFSAKFQKNIEELLVAPVPNYVIIAGFVMGGVVRGLLVGTIVTFVSLFFVDLQVDHWGVIIATVFLTSVVFALGGLINAVFARTFDDISIIPTFILTPLTYLGGVFYSISLLPEFWQGVSKLNPIVYMVNAFRYGFLGVSDVGIVTSFGVLGVFIVALYGVAHYLVTKGIGLRS from the coding sequence ATGTACAGCCTATATTGGACCGCTTTCTGTAGCTTGTTGACCAAAGAGATCAATCGCTTTACTCGTATCTGGGTGCAAACGCTTGTCCCGCCAGCGATTACCATGACGCTGTATTTCATCATATTTGGCAACCTTATTGGTGCGCGTATTGGTGAAATGAACGGCTTTAGCTACATGGAATACATTGTTCCCGGCCTGATCATGATGTCGGTGATCACTAACTCATACTCCAACGTTGCTTCGTCGTTTTTTAGTGCCAAATTCCAGAAGAACATTGAAGAGTTGCTTGTCGCGCCAGTTCCTAACTACGTGATTATTGCTGGTTTCGTAATGGGCGGTGTGGTGCGTGGCTTGTTAGTGGGTACCATAGTCACATTCGTATCGCTTTTCTTTGTCGACCTGCAAGTTGACCATTGGGGCGTGATTATTGCGACAGTATTTCTAACGTCGGTTGTGTTCGCTCTGGGTGGCTTAATCAACGCTGTATTTGCACGCACGTTTGACGATATCTCTATTATCCCGACCTTTATCTTAACGCCGCTGACGTACCTTGGTGGTGTGTTTTACTCGATTAGTTTATTACCTGAATTTTGGCAAGGTGTGTCGAAACTGAACCCAATTGTGTACATGGTTAATGCGTTCAGATATGGCTTCTTGGGAGTGTCTGATGTGGGTATTGTAACGTCGTTTGGTGTATTGGGTGTGTTTATCGTAGCGCTGTATGGCGTTGCACACTACCTAGTGACTAAGGGGATTGGCTTACGCAGCTAA
- a CDS encoding ABC transporter ATP-binding protein, producing MYALEIEQLRKTYAGGFEALKGVSLQVEKGDFYALLGPNGAGKSTTIGVISSLVNKTSGKVKVFGYDIDTDLELAKQNLGLVPQEFNFNPFETVEQIVLQQAGYYGVPKALAKERAKKYLSQLDLWEKRSERARNLSGGMKRRLMIARALMHEPHLLILDEPTAGVDIELRRSMWGFLKEINEKQGITIILTTHYLEEAEMLCRNIGIINRGELIENTTMKSLLGKLSAETFILDLEEGVTEPKLEGVNSQVMVNGSLEIEIDKNLGLNTIFAQLSEQQVKVLSMRNKANRLEELFVSIVREGSK from the coding sequence ATGTATGCATTAGAAATTGAGCAATTAAGAAAAACTTATGCAGGGGGCTTTGAGGCTCTTAAAGGCGTTAGTTTACAAGTAGAAAAAGGCGATTTTTACGCTCTGCTTGGTCCAAATGGCGCAGGTAAATCAACCACCATTGGTGTTATCTCTTCACTGGTTAACAAAACTTCAGGCAAGGTTAAAGTGTTCGGCTACGACATTGATACCGATCTGGAGTTGGCGAAACAGAACTTAGGTCTAGTGCCGCAAGAGTTTAACTTTAACCCGTTCGAAACCGTTGAGCAGATCGTGCTGCAACAAGCGGGTTATTACGGTGTGCCAAAAGCACTGGCGAAAGAGCGAGCGAAAAAATACTTATCTCAGCTCGATTTGTGGGAAAAGCGTAGCGAACGTGCACGTAACTTGTCTGGTGGTATGAAGCGTCGTTTGATGATCGCACGTGCACTGATGCATGAGCCTCATTTGTTGATTCTTGATGAGCCAACGGCGGGCGTTGATATTGAATTGCGCCGTTCAATGTGGGGGTTCCTGAAAGAGATCAATGAGAAGCAGGGTATTACCATTATCTTGACTACACACTACCTAGAAGAAGCGGAAATGCTGTGTCGTAACATTGGTATTATCAACCGTGGTGAGCTGATCGAGAATACAACAATGAAGTCGCTGCTGGGTAAGTTGAGTGCAGAGACCTTTATTCTTGATCTTGAAGAGGGCGTGACTGAACCTAAACTTGAAGGTGTGAATAGCCAAGTGATGGTTAATGGTTCGCTAGAAATCGAAATCGACAAGAACCTAGGTTTGAATACCATCTTTGCTCAATTGAGTGAACAGCAGGTGAAAGTCCTTTCTATGCGTAACAAAGCAAACCGTTTAGAAGAGCTATTTGTGAGTATTGTCCGTGAGGGGAGTAAATAA
- a CDS encoding SulP family inorganic anion transporter: MFGGVTTAIISLPLALAFGVASGAGAEAGLWGAIMVGLFAALFGGSSSLISEPTGPMTVIMTAVMTSMVAKYPETGMAMTFTVVMMAGAFQILLGTLKLGKYVTLMPYSVISGFMSGIGVILIILQLSPLLGHAAPSGGVMGTLSALPDTLAHLKISELFLGALTLGILFGFPAKYRKYVPAQLVALVAVTLLSVIIFDTDSIRRIGEIPAGLPSLVIPTISSEQFTTMVIDALVLGTLGCIDTLLTAVIGDSLTRKEHDSDKELRGQGIANMISGLFGALPGAGATMGTVTNIQVGARSPLSGVIRALVLALVVLVAGGLTEPIPMAVLAGIAMYVGFNILDWSFIQRAHKVSYAGMGVMYGVMLLTVFVDLIIAVGLGVFISNILIIERLSREQARQVKAISDGDDEDDIPLTDSERQLLDSANGKVLFFYLSGPMIFSVSKAISRQHSSISDYEAMILDLTDVPMIDVTVGLALENAIKDALDAQCEVYLLCPNENTRQQLEKFHVLDLVPESNTYRFRYEALTAATSYVDRDEHQFESV, encoded by the coding sequence ATGTTTGGCGGTGTCACCACAGCCATCATCTCATTGCCTTTAGCGTTGGCATTTGGTGTTGCGTCTGGTGCGGGCGCGGAAGCTGGCCTTTGGGGCGCTATCATGGTCGGTCTATTTGCGGCGTTGTTTGGCGGTTCGAGCAGTCTGATATCAGAACCTACCGGACCAATGACGGTGATCATGACGGCTGTGATGACGAGCATGGTGGCTAAGTACCCTGAAACCGGAATGGCAATGACCTTTACCGTGGTCATGATGGCGGGTGCTTTTCAGATATTACTTGGCACCTTAAAGCTCGGAAAATACGTTACTTTGATGCCATATAGCGTGATTTCTGGGTTTATGTCGGGTATCGGCGTTATTCTGATTATCTTGCAGCTATCACCATTGTTAGGACATGCGGCTCCATCTGGCGGGGTGATGGGCACGCTTTCCGCATTGCCTGATACGTTAGCCCATCTGAAAATAAGCGAACTGTTTTTAGGGGCATTAACACTCGGTATTTTGTTTGGTTTTCCGGCTAAATATCGTAAGTATGTGCCCGCTCAACTGGTTGCTTTGGTTGCTGTCACCCTTTTATCCGTCATTATTTTTGATACCGACTCTATCCGCCGTATCGGTGAGATCCCCGCGGGTTTGCCCTCTCTCGTTATTCCGACAATCAGTTCTGAACAATTTACGACCATGGTTATCGACGCCTTGGTGCTGGGTACGTTGGGTTGCATTGATACGCTTCTGACTGCGGTTATCGGAGATTCACTGACTCGTAAAGAACATGATTCAGATAAAGAACTTCGTGGCCAAGGCATCGCGAATATGATCTCTGGTCTGTTTGGTGCGCTACCTGGTGCGGGCGCAACCATGGGTACCGTAACCAATATTCAGGTGGGTGCTCGTTCTCCACTTTCTGGTGTTATTCGAGCCTTAGTTTTGGCATTGGTGGTATTGGTTGCTGGTGGCTTAACCGAACCGATCCCTATGGCGGTATTGGCTGGCATTGCGATGTATGTTGGTTTCAATATTCTTGACTGGAGCTTTATCCAGCGAGCACACAAGGTGAGTTATGCCGGCATGGGTGTAATGTACGGCGTGATGCTGTTGACTGTATTCGTGGACTTGATTATTGCTGTTGGTCTTGGTGTCTTTATATCGAACATCCTGATTATTGAAAGATTGAGCCGAGAGCAAGCCAGACAAGTTAAGGCGATCAGTGATGGTGATGATGAAGATGATATCCCATTGACCGATAGCGAACGTCAGCTACTGGATAGTGCTAATGGTAAAGTGCTGTTCTTTTACCTTTCTGGACCGATGATCTTCAGTGTTTCAAAGGCGATTTCACGCCAGCACTCTAGTATCTCTGATTACGAAGCGATGATTCTAGATCTAACAGATGTGCCGATGATTGATGTGACGGTTGGGCTTGCACTAGAAAATGCGATTAAAGATGCGTTGGATGCGCAGTGTGAAGTGTACTTGCTGTGTCCGAATGAGAATACTCGTCAGCAGCTAGAGAAATTCCACGTGCTTGATCTTGTGCCGGAATCTAACACTTACCGATTCAGGTATGAAGCTCTGACAGCTGCAACAAGCTATGTTGATAGAGATGAACATCAATTTGAGTCAGTTTAA
- the can gene encoding carbonate dehydratase has translation MPEIKQLFENNSKWSEEIRSQRPEYFTTLEEGQSPGFLWIGCSDSRVPAERLTGLYSGELFVHRNVANQVVHTDLNCLSVVQYAVDVLKVKHIIVCGHYGCGGVNAAIDNPKLGLINNWLLHIRDNYLKYRKQIESLPREQWGDKLCEINVAEQVYNLGNSTIMQTAWERGQDIEIHGVVYGIGNGKLQDLGVRCSSNDTLENSHLEALEKILSSPTLG, from the coding sequence ATGCCAGAGATTAAACAGCTTTTTGAAAACAACTCTAAATGGTCTGAAGAAATTCGCTCTCAAAGACCTGAGTATTTTACAACGCTTGAAGAAGGGCAAAGCCCTGGCTTTCTATGGATTGGCTGCTCTGATAGCCGAGTACCGGCCGAGCGTCTCACTGGTTTGTATTCTGGCGAACTGTTTGTTCATCGAAATGTAGCAAACCAAGTGGTTCATACCGATCTCAACTGCTTATCCGTTGTGCAATACGCCGTTGACGTGCTCAAAGTTAAACACATTATTGTATGCGGTCACTATGGCTGTGGTGGTGTTAATGCAGCGATTGATAACCCTAAACTTGGCCTTATCAACAACTGGCTACTCCACATTCGCGATAACTACCTTAAGTACCGTAAGCAAATTGAATCTCTACCCCGTGAACAATGGGGTGACAAGTTGTGCGAAATTAACGTTGCTGAGCAAGTCTATAACCTTGGTAACTCAACCATCATGCAAACCGCATGGGAACGTGGACAAGATATTGAAATCCACGGTGTAGTTTATGGTATTGGTAACGGCAAGCTACAAGATCTTGGCGTTCGTTGTTCAAGTAATGACACGTTAGAAAATAGTCACTTAGAAGCGCTTGAAAAAATCCTATCGTCTCCCACTCTTGGTTAA
- the hpt gene encoding hypoxanthine phosphoribosyltransferase, with amino-acid sequence MKHTVEVMISEQEVQDRVNVLGKQITEHYKGSEDLVLVGLLRGSFVFMADLARAIDLTHQVDFMTASSYGNGMESSRDVRILKDLDDDIQGKDVLLVEDIIDTGNTLTKVKEILSLRGPKSIEICTLLDKPSRREVIVDTKWIGFEIPDEFVVGVGIDYAQKYRHLPYIGKVVPQE; translated from the coding sequence ATGAAGCATACAGTTGAAGTCATGATCTCTGAGCAAGAAGTTCAGGATCGAGTGAACGTATTAGGCAAGCAGATCACGGAGCACTACAAAGGCAGTGAAGATCTCGTTTTAGTTGGCTTATTACGTGGATCTTTTGTCTTTATGGCGGATCTTGCTCGTGCTATCGATTTAACTCACCAAGTTGATTTCATGACCGCGTCTAGCTACGGCAACGGCATGGAAAGCTCACGTGACGTTCGTATTTTGAAAGACCTTGATGATGATATCCAAGGTAAAGATGTTCTGCTTGTAGAAGACATTATCGATACAGGTAACACACTGACTAAAGTGAAAGAGATTTTGAGCCTACGTGGCCCTAAATCTATCGAAATCTGTACGTTATTAGACAAGCCTTCTCGCCGCGAAGTGATTGTCGATACAAAGTGGATTGGTTTTGAGATTCCTGATGAGTTCGTTGTTGGTGTTGGTATCGACTACGCACAAAAATATCGTCACCTACCGTACATCGGTAAAGTAGTACCTCAAGAGTAA
- a CDS encoding LuxR/HapR/OpaR family quorum-sensing transcriptional regulator, with amino-acid sequence MDSISKRPRTRLSPLKRKLQLMEIALEVFSRRGIGRGGHADIADIAQVSVATVFNYFPTREDLVDEVLNHVVRQFSNFLSDNIDLDIHAKQNLHNIATEMVTLVAHDSHWLNVWFEWSASTRDEVWPLFVTTNRTNQMLVQNMFSKAIERGEVCDDHDPKHLANLFHGICYSLFIQAKRVETPEELSSLTDSYLNMLCIYK; translated from the coding sequence ATGGACTCAATATCTAAGAGACCTAGAACTAGGCTTTCACCTTTAAAAAGAAAACTTCAATTGATGGAAATCGCTCTTGAAGTATTCTCTCGCCGCGGTATTGGTCGTGGTGGACACGCTGATATTGCAGACATCGCTCAGGTGTCTGTAGCAACGGTATTTAATTACTTCCCTACCCGTGAAGATCTGGTTGATGAAGTGCTTAATCATGTTGTACGCCAATTCTCTAACTTCCTTTCAGACAATATCGATCTGGATATTCACGCAAAACAAAACCTACATAATATTGCGACTGAAATGGTGACGTTAGTGGCTCACGATAGCCATTGGTTGAACGTATGGTTTGAATGGAGCGCTTCGACTCGTGATGAAGTATGGCCTCTATTCGTAACCACCAACCGCACTAACCAAATGTTAGTACAAAACATGTTTAGTAAAGCGATCGAACGCGGCGAAGTTTGCGACGATCACGACCCTAAACATCTAGCGAACCTATTCCACGGCATTTGCTACTCACTGTTCATTCAAGCGAAACGTGTAGAAACGCCAGAAGAGCTTTCAAGCTTAACGGATAGTTACTTGAACATGCTGTGCATTTATAAGTAG